One Herbaspirillum rubrisubalbicans genomic window carries:
- a CDS encoding ABC transporter substrate-binding protein, whose translation MKLSWKQLLIATGLFLAGYFSFNGSADAQALEKPKVSIAVGGKNLFYYLPLTIAEQLGYFKDEGLQVEISDFAGGAKALQAMVGGSADVVSGAYEHTINMQAKNQPIVAFVLQGRAPQIVLAVNNKTMPNYKSVADLKGKKIGVTAPGSSTSIMASYVLAKAGLKPTDVSFIGVGAAAGAISAIRSGQIDAIANLDPVISMLEQHNEIKIIADTRTLKDTNDVFGGPMPAATLYAPAAFIQKYPNTTQALTNAMVRALKWIQKAGPSDIIKAVPESYLLGDRSLYIDAFMKVRQAISPDGYFPPGGPDTALRTLKAFEPALADKQIDLSKTFTNAFVQKANAKYK comes from the coding sequence ATGAAATTGAGCTGGAAGCAATTGCTGATCGCCACTGGCCTGTTCCTGGCCGGTTACTTTTCCTTCAACGGCAGCGCCGATGCACAGGCACTGGAAAAACCCAAGGTCTCCATCGCCGTGGGTGGCAAGAACCTGTTCTACTATCTGCCCCTGACCATTGCCGAACAGCTCGGCTATTTCAAGGATGAAGGCTTGCAGGTCGAGATTTCCGACTTCGCTGGCGGCGCCAAGGCGTTGCAGGCCATGGTCGGCGGCAGTGCCGACGTGGTCTCTGGGGCTTACGAGCACACCATCAACATGCAGGCCAAGAACCAGCCCATCGTCGCCTTCGTACTGCAGGGCCGCGCTCCGCAGATCGTGCTGGCGGTCAACAACAAGACCATGCCCAACTACAAGAGCGTGGCTGATCTGAAGGGCAAGAAGATCGGAGTCACCGCACCGGGCTCCTCCACCAGCATCATGGCCAGCTACGTGCTGGCCAAGGCGGGTCTGAAGCCCACCGATGTGTCCTTCATCGGCGTGGGGGCCGCTGCCGGCGCCATCTCGGCGATCCGCTCGGGTCAGATCGATGCGATTGCCAACCTCGATCCGGTCATTTCCATGCTGGAGCAGCACAACGAGATCAAGATCATCGCCGACACCCGCACCCTGAAGGACACCAACGATGTCTTCGGTGGACCGATGCCGGCAGCGACGCTGTATGCGCCGGCCGCCTTCATCCAGAAGTATCCCAACACCACGCAAGCCCTGACCAATGCCATGGTGCGCGCGCTGAAGTGGATTCAGAAGGCCGGCCCCTCCGACATCATCAAGGCCGTGCCGGAAAGCTATCTGCTGGGCGACCGCTCGCTCTATATCGATGCCTTCATGAAGGTGCGCCAGGCCATCTCGCCGGACGGCTACTTCCCGCCGGGTGGCCCGGATACAGCGCTGCGCACGCTCAAGGCCTTCGAGCCGGCGCTGGCCGACAAGCAGATCGATCTGTCCAAGACCTTCACCAATGCCTTCGTCCAGAAGGCCAACGCCAAGTACAAGTAA
- a CDS encoding YbaB/EbfC family nucleoid-associated protein produces the protein MMKGQLAGLMKQAQAMQDNMKKAQEQLANIEVEGQSGAGLVKVVMTCKNDVKRVSIDPSLLADDKDMLEDLVAAAFNDAVRKAEATAQEKMSGVTAGMPLPPGFKMPF, from the coding sequence ATGATGAAAGGTCAACTGGCAGGTCTGATGAAGCAAGCACAGGCCATGCAGGACAACATGAAGAAGGCCCAGGAGCAACTGGCCAACATCGAAGTCGAAGGCCAGTCCGGTGCCGGCCTGGTGAAGGTCGTGATGACCTGCAAGAACGATGTCAAGCGCGTCTCGATCGACCCGTCGCTGCTGGCTGACGACAAGGACATGCTGGAAGACCTGGTGGCCGCTGCCTTCAACGACGCCGTGCGCAAGGCCGAAGCCACCGCCCAGGAAAAGATGTCGGGTGTCACCGCCGGGATGCCGCTGCCCCCGGGCTTCAAGATGCCGTTCTGA
- a CDS encoding ABC transporter permease — translation MWKLLKPNHKNIRFWQLMVLAIVLLVWHVATRNPQTAFFFGEPLKVAQRIWEWFTVGSGSLEVGFGDTTFFTLNFPAEIYSHLLITLTETVLAFIIGTVFGLGIGLWLALSPTASAILDPYVKAANSMPRVILAPIFAMWFGLGIWSKVALAVTLVFFIVFFNVYQGVKEVSPVVLANARMLGANARQLLRTVYLPSATSWVFSSLHTSIGLAFVGAVVGEYLGSARGVGYLILQAEGSFDINTVFAGIVVLTVFALVLDLAVGVIEKRLMKWQPKSGETEKL, via the coding sequence ATGTGGAAATTACTGAAACCGAATCACAAGAACATCCGCTTCTGGCAATTGATGGTCCTGGCCATCGTGCTGCTGGTATGGCATGTGGCCACTCGCAACCCGCAGACGGCGTTTTTCTTCGGCGAGCCGCTGAAGGTGGCGCAGCGTATCTGGGAGTGGTTCACGGTGGGCAGCGGCTCGCTGGAAGTGGGCTTCGGTGATACCACTTTCTTCACACTCAATTTCCCCGCCGAGATCTATTCGCACCTCTTGATCACGCTCACCGAAACCGTGCTGGCCTTCATCATCGGCACCGTCTTCGGCCTGGGCATCGGTCTGTGGCTAGCCCTCTCGCCGACGGCCTCGGCCATTCTCGATCCCTATGTCAAGGCGGCCAACTCCATGCCGCGCGTGATCCTGGCGCCGATCTTCGCCATGTGGTTCGGCCTGGGCATCTGGTCCAAGGTCGCGCTGGCGGTCACGCTGGTGTTTTTCATCGTCTTCTTCAACGTCTATCAGGGCGTCAAGGAAGTCAGCCCGGTGGTCTTGGCCAATGCCCGTATGTTGGGCGCCAATGCGCGCCAGTTGCTGCGCACGGTCTACCTGCCCTCGGCCACCTCGTGGGTGTTTTCCAGCTTGCATACCTCCATCGGCCTGGCCTTCGTGGGCGCCGTGGTGGGTGAGTATCTGGGGTCGGCGCGCGGTGTCGGCTACCTGATTTTGCAGGCCGAAGGCAGCTTCGACATCAACACCGTCTTTGCCGGCATCGTTGTGCTGACCGTCTTTGCGCTGGTGCTGGACCTGGCCGTGGGCGTGATCGAGAAGCGCCTGATGAAGTGGCAGCCCAAGAGTGGCGAAACCGAAAAGCTTTGA
- a CDS encoding ABC transporter ATP-binding protein — protein sequence MTPALQFDNITCTFVSKDDRSQRYTAVANTDLAIAPGEFVSVVGPTGCGKSTLLNVGAGLLQPSSGSVKVFGEPLQGINRRAGYMFQAEALMPWRSALQNVIAGLQYRGHDEKSAEELGQQWLARVGLQGFGDRYPHQLSGGMRKRVALAQTLILDPDIILMDEPFSALDIQTRQLMENEVLELWNAKKKAVLFITHDLDEAIAMSDRVIVLAAGPGTHPIGEFRIDLPRPRDVAEIRMHPRFVELHQQIWDVLRDEVLKGYQQQKRAA from the coding sequence ATGACGCCAGCCCTCCAGTTCGACAACATTACCTGCACCTTCGTCTCCAAGGACGACCGCTCCCAGCGCTACACGGCAGTGGCCAATACCGATCTGGCGATTGCCCCCGGCGAATTCGTTTCCGTGGTCGGCCCCACCGGTTGCGGCAAGTCGACCTTGCTCAATGTCGGCGCTGGCCTGTTGCAACCCTCCTCGGGCAGCGTCAAGGTCTTCGGTGAACCGTTGCAAGGCATCAACCGTCGCGCCGGCTACATGTTCCAGGCCGAAGCGCTCATGCCCTGGCGCAGCGCCCTGCAAAACGTGATCGCCGGCCTGCAGTATCGTGGCCATGATGAAAAGTCCGCCGAAGAACTGGGACAGCAATGGCTGGCGCGCGTCGGCCTGCAAGGCTTTGGCGACCGCTACCCGCACCAGCTCTCCGGCGGGATGCGCAAGCGCGTGGCGCTGGCGCAGACCCTGATCCTGGACCCGGACATCATCCTGATGGATGAACCCTTCTCTGCCCTGGACATCCAGACCCGGCAACTGATGGAAAACGAAGTGCTGGAATTATGGAATGCCAAGAAGAAGGCCGTGCTCTTCATCACCCACGATCTGGATGAAGCCATCGCCATGTCCGACCGCGTGATCGTGCTGGCGGCCGGACCCGGCACGCACCCCATTGGCGAATTCAGGATCGACCTGCCGCGCCCGCGCGACGTGGCCGAAATCCGTATGCACCCGCGCTTCGTCGAATTGCACCAGCAGATCTGGGATGTGCTGCGCGATGAAGTCCTCAAGGGTTACCAACAACAGAAGCGTGCCGCGTAA
- the recR gene encoding recombination mediator RecR, translated as MKTPSSLTLLTESLRRLPGIGPKTAQRMAYHLLQHDRDAAADLSRSLAKALDTIRHCALCNTFTEQVICDTCQDSQRDHTQLCVVESPSDQVMIEQTLTFKGLYFVLMGRLSPLDGIGPRDIHLEKLITRATDGVVTEVVLATNFTNEGEATAHYISETLKARGLKVSRLARGVPVGGELEYVDAGTIARAMLDRRTT; from the coding sequence TTGAAAACGCCTTCCAGTCTCACCCTCCTGACCGAATCGCTGCGCCGGCTCCCCGGCATCGGCCCCAAGACCGCGCAGCGCATGGCGTACCACCTGTTGCAGCACGACCGCGATGCGGCCGCCGACCTGAGCCGTTCGCTAGCCAAGGCGCTGGACACCATCCGCCACTGCGCGCTGTGCAATACCTTCACCGAGCAAGTCATCTGCGACACCTGCCAGGACAGCCAGCGTGACCACACCCAACTGTGCGTGGTGGAGTCGCCTTCGGACCAGGTGATGATCGAACAGACCCTGACCTTCAAGGGCCTTTACTTCGTCTTGATGGGCCGCCTCTCGCCGCTGGACGGCATCGGCCCGCGTGACATCCACCTGGAAAAGCTCATCACCCGCGCCACCGATGGCGTGGTCACCGAAGTGGTCCTGGCCACCAATTTCACCAACGAGGGCGAAGCCACAGCCCACTACATCAGCGAGACCCTCAAGGCGCGTGGCCTGAAGGTCAGCCGCCTGGCGCGTGGCGTGCCGGTGGGCGGCGAGCTGGAGTACGTGGATGCCGGCACCATCGCGCGCGCCATGCTGGATCGTCGCACTACCTGA
- a CDS encoding YciI family protein has protein sequence MFIVSITYTKPASDIDALLTAHKKFLNQQYAEGVFLMSGRKVPRTGGIILADCADRAEIEAIMESDPFFIGGVAEYEIIEFVPSMTAEALEAFRYSVDRN, from the coding sequence ATGTTCATCGTCTCGATCACGTACACCAAGCCAGCAAGCGACATCGACGCCTTGCTGACCGCGCACAAGAAATTCCTCAACCAGCAATATGCCGAAGGCGTATTCCTGATGTCGGGCCGCAAGGTGCCACGCACTGGCGGCATCATCCTGGCCGACTGCGCCGACCGTGCCGAGATCGAAGCCATCATGGAATCGGACCCCTTCTTCATCGGTGGCGTGGCCGAATACGAGATCATCGAATTCGTCCCCTCCATGACGGCCGAGGCGCTCGAAGCCTTCCGCTATTCCGTAGACCGCAATTGA
- a CDS encoding CaiB/BaiF CoA transferase family protein, protein MTTATSKPGPLAGIKVLELGTLIAGPFCSRMLAEFGADVIKIEAPGDGDPLRHWRVLKDGTSLWWSVQARNKKSITLNMKDERAQEIARQLALDADVIIENYRPGVLEKWKLGYEDLRHLNPATIMVRLSGYGQTGPLRDLPGFGAIGESMGGIRYVSGHPDRPPVRIGISIGDSIAALHGVIGAMMALRHRDVTGGRWNGKSGADCVAGQGQMVDVALYEAVFNMMESMVPEFDFAGVVRERTGGALPGIVPSNTYTTGDGINIVIAGNGDAIFKRLMSAIGRHDMANDPGLARNDGRVPRTQEIDDAIQQWCSTQTIESALARLQAADVPVGKIYSVKDMMNDAQFLARDMFEQHQFADGTPVKLPAITPKLSETPGQTKWLGPELGAHSDEILQSLGYDEAHIKKLRDQGVV, encoded by the coding sequence ATGACCACAGCCACATCCAAGCCCGGCCCGCTGGCCGGCATCAAGGTACTCGAACTGGGTACACTCATCGCCGGGCCATTCTGCTCGCGCATGTTGGCCGAGTTCGGCGCCGACGTGATCAAGATCGAAGCCCCCGGCGATGGCGATCCATTGCGTCACTGGCGTGTGCTCAAGGACGGCACCTCGCTGTGGTGGTCGGTCCAGGCGCGCAACAAGAAGAGCATCACGCTCAACATGAAGGATGAGCGGGCCCAGGAAATCGCCCGCCAGCTCGCCCTGGACGCCGACGTCATCATCGAGAACTACCGCCCCGGCGTGCTGGAGAAGTGGAAGCTCGGCTATGAAGACCTCAGACATCTGAACCCTGCCACCATCATGGTGCGCCTGTCCGGTTATGGTCAGACCGGCCCGTTGCGCGACCTGCCGGGCTTTGGCGCCATCGGCGAATCGATGGGCGGCATCCGCTATGTATCCGGCCACCCGGACCGGCCGCCGGTACGCATCGGCATTTCCATTGGAGACTCCATCGCCGCCCTGCATGGCGTGATCGGCGCCATGATGGCCTTGCGCCACCGTGACGTTACCGGCGGTCGCTGGAACGGCAAGAGCGGCGCAGACTGTGTGGCCGGGCAGGGGCAGATGGTGGATGTGGCCTTGTATGAAGCTGTGTTCAACATGATGGAATCGATGGTGCCCGAGTTCGATTTTGCCGGTGTGGTCCGCGAGCGTACCGGTGGCGCGCTGCCGGGCATCGTGCCCTCCAATACCTATACCACTGGCGATGGCATTAACATCGTCATCGCCGGCAATGGTGATGCCATCTTCAAACGCCTGATGAGCGCCATCGGTCGCCACGACATGGCCAACGATCCCGGCCTGGCGCGCAACGATGGTCGCGTGCCGCGCACGCAGGAAATCGATGACGCCATCCAGCAGTGGTGCAGCACCCAGACCATCGAGTCGGCACTGGCGCGCTTGCAGGCTGCCGATGTCCCGGTGGGCAAGATCTATTCGGTCAAGGACATGATGAACGATGCGCAATTCCTGGCGCGCGACATGTTCGAGCAGCACCAGTTTGCCGATGGCACGCCGGTCAAGCTGCCCGCCATCACGCCCAAGCTCTCCGAGACACCGGGCCAAACCAAATGGCTGGGCCCGGAGCTGGGCGCGCACAGCGATGAAATCCTGCAATCGCTGGGGTATGATGAGGCCCACATCAAGAAGCTGCGGGACCAAGGCGTGGTCTGA